One genomic segment of Erythrolamprus reginae isolate rEryReg1 chromosome 2, rEryReg1.hap1, whole genome shotgun sequence includes these proteins:
- the LOC139161664 gene encoding lysozyme C-1-like: protein MKALALALLLLFIAANEAKVYSKCELATILKRNGMDGYRGVKLGDWICMAYHESRYNSRAVGPRNTDGSRDYGIFQINSRYWCNNNQGPTANGCNKSCSDFTNDDITNDIACAKRIVRDPQGMGAWVAWRNHCKGRDLSQWTRGCRL, encoded by the exons ATGAAGGCCTTAGCGCtcgctctcctcctccttttcattgCAGCCAATGAAGCGAAAGTATACTCCAAATGTGAACTGGCTACAATTCTGAAAAGAAATGGCATGGATGGATATCGCGGGGTCAAATTGGGCGATT GGATCTGCATGGCTTATCATGAGAGCAGATACAATAGTCGAGCTGTGGGGCCCCGAAACACGGATGGCAGTCGTGACTATGGGATTTTCCAGATAAACAGCCGCTATTGGTGCAACAATAACCAGGGCCCTACAGCTAATGGCTGTAATAAGTCTTGCAGTG ATTTCACAAATGATGACATCACAAATGATATTGCATGTGCTAAGAGAATTGTGCGTGATCCCCAAGGGATGGGTGCCTG GGTTGCCTGGAGGAACCACTGCAAGGGAAGAGATCTGTCTCAATGGACTCGTGGCTGCCGGCTCTGA